A stretch of Bos indicus isolate NIAB-ARS_2022 breed Sahiwal x Tharparkar chromosome 24, NIAB-ARS_B.indTharparkar_mat_pri_1.0, whole genome shotgun sequence DNA encodes these proteins:
- the LOC109577725 gene encoding serpin B4-like, with protein sequence MSSLSEAIIHLAIDLFHQIRKSEKENIFLSPFSISSALAMTYLGARENTASEMQKVLHFNEITEKDSNELTFRHLKVERPGNVHHHFQKLLMELKKSTDAYELSVANRLYGEKEFRFLQEYMDNVQKFYLASVESADFKNAAEESRKMINSWVESQTNERIKDLFPKDSLDSSTVLVLVNAVYFKGQWNQKFKEENTVEEKFWLNKDASKPVQMMKQTNSFNFMSLEDVQAKILEIPYKGSELSMMVLLPDEVDGLQELEDQLTAEKLIAWTSPQNMRKRQVDLYLPRFKVEESYDLVPTLQALGMVDAFRDGVADFSGMTGGRDLVVSKVFHKCFVEVTEEGTEAAAATGVEIIERAGRNSESFRCDRPFLFLIKHIKTNSILFCGRVSSP encoded by the exons ATGAGTTCCCTCAGTGAAGCAATCATCCACCTTGCAATTGATCTGTTCCACCAGATCagaaaatcagagaaggaaaacatcTTCCTGTCGCCTTTCAGTATCTCGTCAGCCTTAGCCATGACTTACTTAGGGGCCCGAGAAAACACCGCATCAGAAATGCAGAAG GTCCTTCACTTCAATGAAATCACAGAGAA AGATTCCAATGAGCTCACTTTTCGACATTTGAAGGTTGAAAGGCCAGGAAATGTTCATCATCACTTTCAAAAGCTTCTGATGGAATTAAAGAAATCCACTGATGCCTATGAGCTGAGTGTCGCCAACAGGCTCTACGGAGAAAAGGAGTTTCGGTTTCTCCAG GAATACATGGATAATGTTCAGAAATTTTATCTAGCCAGTGTGGAAtctgctgattttaaaaatgctgcAGAGGAAAGTCGAAAGATGATTAATTCCTGGGTGGAGAGCCAAACCAATG AAAGAATCAAGGATCTGTTTCCCAAAGACTCTCTCGACAGCTCTACTGTTCTGGTTCTGGTGAACGCCGTCTATTTCAAAGGGCAGTGGAACCagaaatttaaggaagaaaatactgTGGAGGAAAAGTTTTGGCTGAACAAG GATGCAAGCAAACCTGTGCAGATGATGAAACAAACCAATAGTTTCAATTTCATGTCACTGGAGGACGTGCAAGCCAAGATCCTGGAAATCCCGTACAAAGGCTCTGAGCTAAGCATGATGGTGCTGCTGCCCGATGAAGTAGACGGTCTGCAGGAG CTTGAAGACCAGCTCACTGCTGAGAAGTTAATAGCGTGGACGAGCCCACAGAATATGAGGAAGAGACAAGTGGACTTATACCTGCCTCGGTTTAAAGTGGAAGAGAGCTACGACCTCGTGCCCACACTGCAAGCCCTGGGGATGGTGGACGCCTTCCGTGATGGGGTGGCCGACTTCTCGGGCATGACCGGGGGACGCGATCTGGTGGTGTCAAAGGTCTTCCACAAGTGCTTTGTGGAGGTGACCGAGGAGGGCACGGAGGCCGCAGCTGCTACTGGTGTAGAAATTATTGAAAGAGCAGGAAGAAATTCTGAGAGCTTCCGCTGCGATCGCCCTTTCCTGTTCCTCATCAAGCACATCAAGACCAACAGCATCCTCTTCTGTGGCCGAGTCTCTTCCCCTTAG